A region of the Roseiflexus sp. RS-1 genome:
AAGCGCCGAGCGGAGATCCTCCGGCGCCAGACCGCGCGCCAGGATTTCGTGATGGTAGACGGAACGCCACCCTGCGGCGTGCAGGCGCATCGCCGTCGCCATGTCTTCGGTCACCGAGATCGTTGCCAGCGGCATCACCGGTTGCGCTTCATCGGCGCGGTCGATATCGACTGCCAGCAGCAACTCGCGCACGGTGGCGATGGCTGCCAGCGGCGAGCGTTCGCGCGTCGTCAGCGTGTGCAGGATCGCTTCGTCGTCGAGCGATCGGCTCAGCGTGGTCGTGAGATCATCATCCCCTTCGAGTCCTGGAATGGTCGTCAGTTCGTCGCGCAGGCGCGCCAGGTCGTCGGCGACGATCGGGCGCGCGGCGGCGGCGGCGCGTTGCTGGAAGTACCAGGTGACTTCCTGGATGGGGTGTCCCTCACGCAACATGCGACGACTCGTGCGCACCGCGGCATGCAATTCGTCAATGGCCGCCTGAAGCGCCTGGTTCCCGTTGGTTTTCACCTGCTGCGCAGCCTTGTGCAGCAGGGTATCGGCGGTGCGCAGGGCGCGCTGCACCCGCAGTTCCAGGTCACGCACATAATTGGCGATGCCGATCTGCATGAGCGCCTCGCGGCGCAGGACGGCGTTCGATCCGCAGAAGAACGCAGCGTTCCAGCCATCTTTCCCCTGCATGATCGGACCATAGAAGAGCGGCGCCTGACTGCCGAGCGGGTCGTCCGGGGGAACGTTGTAGAACCATTGGGGTGTTTGCACCAGCGCCACACGCTCATCAGCAAAGTATCCAAGCGTGCGATCAAGGATATGGGGTGATGGAATCTGATCGGCGTCCAGCACCAGCACGAATTCGCCATTGGTGTGGCAGAGGGCGTTATTCAGGTTGCCTGCCTTGGCGTGACGCTGTTTTCCTTTCCATTCCTCGGAGCGCACCAGATACCCGATGCCGATCTCTTTTGCCATTGCCCGCATCGCTGGCGAATTGCCGTCGTCGAGCAGGTAGGTGCGGTGCGGGTAACGAATATCGCGTGCAGCGATCGCCGTTTCGCGCACGATCTCGACCGGTTCGTTGTAGCAGGTGATGAAGACATCGACGGTTGCGTTGGGCGGCGGTGGCGGCGGTTCGCCGCGCTGCTTCAGTTTCCAGAGGGTCAGCCCAAACAGCCATGCGTCGATATAACTGTATGTTTCGGCAATCACCAGACCGATGGCGATGGGCCAGGCGGCCCAATTGATCGTTGCGGTGTAGCGCCAGCTCAG
Encoded here:
- a CDS encoding glycosyltransferase; translation: MNRFVQKLLPEDPDLRAELRLGLLRVLVAANLLLGFLYLSWRYTATINWAAWPIAIGLVIAETYSYIDAWLFGLTLWKLKQRGEPPPPPPNATVDVFITCYNEPVEIVRETAIAARDIRYPHRTYLLDDGNSPAMRAMAKEIGIGYLVRSEEWKGKQRHAKAGNLNNALCHTNGEFVLVLDADQIPSPHILDRTLGYFADERVALVQTPQWFYNVPPDDPLGSQAPLFYGPIMQGKDGWNAAFFCGSNAVLRREALMQIGIANYVRDLELRVQRALRTADTLLHKAAQQVKTNGNQALQAAIDELHAAVRTSRRMLREGHPIQEVTWYFQQRAAAAARPIVADDLARLRDELTTIPGLEGDDDLTTTLSRSLDDEAILHTLTTRERSPLAAIATVRELLLAVDIDRADEAQPVMPLATISVTEDMATAMRLHAAGWRSVYHHEILARGLAPEDLRSALQQRLRWAQGTIQVMLRENPLFIPGLRWGQRLMYFATMWSYLSGFFSVIYLSAPIFYLIFGMLPVRTQADEFFWRLVPYLITNELVFAAAGWKLPTWRGRQYSLALFPLWIQAVISAIGNVYAGRPLGFVVTPKVRQGGAPLWGVLRLVRIQLITMALLALAAVWGLTRLALGWQIEGVPTLVNVFWIGYDLLMLSVVIDAALYQPDEQEQSMPVAASAA